The following coding sequences are from one Mycobacterium bourgelatii window:
- the stf0 gene encoding trehalose 2-sulfotransferase, translating to MADPPKSYLVLASQRSGSTLLVESLRATGVAGEPQEFFQYLPTTSQSPQPREWFADVDDESILSLLDPLDEGKPDLAPPEIWRDYIRTVGRTPNGVWGGKLMWNQTPLLLERAAGLPDRSGEGLLSAIRDVVGEDPLLIHIHRPDVVSQAVSFWRAVQTRVWRGRPDPVRDARATYHAGAIAYVVKMLRAQEEGWRNWFVEENVKPIEISYPVLWRNLTQVVGDILERLGLDPRLAPEPVLQRQADQRSDEWVDRYRADAEREGLPT from the coding sequence ATGGCAGATCCCCCGAAGTCCTACCTGGTGCTGGCCTCGCAACGCAGTGGCAGCACGTTGCTGGTCGAATCGCTGCGCGCTACCGGCGTGGCCGGCGAGCCTCAGGAGTTCTTTCAGTACCTGCCGACCACCAGCCAATCTCCCCAGCCGCGGGAGTGGTTCGCAGACGTCGACGACGAGTCGATTCTGAGCCTGCTCGATCCGTTGGACGAAGGAAAACCCGACCTCGCGCCGCCGGAGATCTGGCGCGACTACATCCGCACGGTCGGCCGAACCCCGAATGGCGTGTGGGGCGGCAAGCTGATGTGGAACCAGACGCCGCTACTGTTGGAACGCGCGGCCGGACTACCCGATCGATCGGGCGAGGGTCTGCTGTCGGCGATTCGCGACGTCGTCGGCGAGGATCCGCTGCTCATTCACATCCACCGGCCCGATGTGGTCTCGCAGGCGGTGTCTTTCTGGCGAGCCGTCCAGACCCGGGTGTGGCGAGGCCGGCCGGACCCGGTCCGGGATGCGCGCGCCACCTACCACGCGGGGGCGATCGCTTACGTCGTCAAGATGCTGCGCGCCCAGGAAGAAGGCTGGCGGAACTGGTTTGTCGAGGAGAATGTCAAACCGATCGAGATTTCGTATCCGGTGTTGTGGCGCAACCTGACTCAGGTGGTGGGCGACATCCTTGAGCGCCTCGGTCTCGACCCGCGGCTGGCACCGGAACCGGTGCTGCAGCGCCAGGCCGATCAACGCTCGGACGAATGGGTAGACCGATACCGAGCGGATGCCGAAAGAGAGGGACTACCGACATGA
- the cysD gene encoding sulfate adenylyltransferase subunit CysD — MTATAETLHVDELRLLEAEAVHIIREVVAELEKPVLLFSAGKDSIVLLRLAEKAFRPSALPFPVMHVDTGHNFPEVIEFRDRRVTGQGHRLIVASVQESIDKGRVPDPGPTASRNRAQTRTLLDALEENGFDAAFGGARRDEERARAKERILSFRDEFGQWDPRAQRPEPWTLYNGRIKKGEQVRVFPLSNWTELDVWRYIELEQLEIPSIYYAHEREVFERDGILLAVSEYASPQDGEQASKEWVRYRTVGDLTITGAVRSKATDIAGVIKEISAATVSERGETRADDRTSAAAMEDRKREGYF; from the coding sequence ATGACCGCAACCGCGGAGACTCTGCACGTCGACGAACTGCGGCTATTGGAGGCCGAGGCGGTACACATCATCCGCGAAGTCGTCGCCGAACTGGAAAAGCCGGTCCTGCTGTTCTCGGCGGGCAAGGACTCCATCGTGCTTCTTCGCTTGGCGGAGAAGGCTTTCCGCCCGTCTGCACTGCCGTTTCCGGTGATGCACGTCGACACCGGGCACAACTTCCCGGAGGTCATCGAATTTCGGGACCGTAGGGTCACCGGCCAGGGCCACCGGCTCATCGTGGCCTCGGTGCAGGAATCGATCGACAAGGGCCGTGTTCCCGACCCCGGTCCGACCGCGTCGCGCAACCGGGCGCAGACCCGCACGCTGTTGGACGCGCTGGAAGAAAACGGATTCGACGCGGCGTTCGGCGGTGCCCGCCGTGACGAGGAACGCGCCCGCGCCAAGGAACGCATTCTGAGCTTTCGCGACGAGTTCGGCCAATGGGACCCTCGTGCCCAGCGCCCCGAGCCATGGACGCTCTACAACGGGCGGATCAAGAAGGGCGAACAGGTACGCGTGTTCCCGCTGAGCAACTGGACCGAGCTGGACGTGTGGCGCTACATCGAGCTGGAGCAGCTTGAAATCCCGTCCATCTACTACGCGCACGAACGCGAGGTGTTCGAGCGGGACGGCATCCTGCTGGCGGTCTCGGAATACGCCAGCCCCCAGGACGGCGAGCAGGCGTCCAAGGAATGGGTGCGGTACCGCACCGTCGGGGACCTGACCATCACCGGCGCCGTGCGTTCCAAGGCCACCGACATCGCCGGGGTCATCAAGGAGATATCGGCGGCGACGGTGTCCGAACGAGGCGAGACCCGCGCCGATGACCGCACTTCGGCCGCCGCGATGGAAGACCGTAAGCGAGAGGGCTACTTCTGA
- the cysC gene encoding adenylyl-sulfate kinase, with the protein MTTTEKSEPAESYQPAKGITRQLLRIATAGSVDDGKSTLIGRLLHDTDSLPLDHLAAVTDEEGIADLAALSDGLRAEREQGITIDVAYRFFSTATRSYILADTPGHERYTRNMFTGASNAHVAILLVDARAGVLRQTRRHARIAKLLGIKHFVATVNKIDLVNFNEDAFRRVEEELNQTAERLGDVDIQTIPIAAKLGDNVVHRSTRTPWYDGPTLLDYLENVELAAPQPEPSRLRLPVQWVSRPTDDQRRRYTGRLAAGTLSVGDEVVSLPAGTRSRVTALDTLDDDRTTAVAPLSVSIELEDDIDVGRGDVFISGAEDAVPPVLAREIDAHVCWFVDSPLRAGDRLALKQTTKTVRTTVQELHSRLDPETLDELDQPVELTLNDIGTVTLRTSSVIVADPYDNNRDSGAFILIDETTNDTVGAGTIIEAREVKPGTHARTDIRWHPSALDRKHRWKATGQSGATIWFTGLPASGKSTVAVAVERALVESGRIAYLLDGDNLRHGLSDDLGFSPGDRTENIRRVGHLTRLLADAGVVALASLVSPLKSDRETARALNDAAKLPFIEVHVSTSLEECEKRDPKGLYARARKGELKGLTGVDAPYEPPEDPDLVLDTTGADIDELVAQVIALLNERSPR; encoded by the coding sequence ATGACCACCACCGAGAAGTCTGAGCCGGCCGAAAGCTACCAGCCGGCCAAGGGCATAACGCGACAGCTGCTGCGGATCGCCACCGCGGGTTCGGTGGACGACGGCAAGAGCACGCTGATCGGACGGCTGCTGCACGACACCGACAGCTTGCCGCTGGACCATCTGGCCGCCGTCACCGACGAAGAAGGAATCGCGGATCTGGCCGCGCTGTCGGACGGTCTGCGCGCAGAACGCGAGCAGGGCATCACGATCGACGTGGCCTACCGGTTCTTCTCCACCGCCACCCGCAGCTACATCCTGGCCGACACACCAGGCCACGAGCGCTACACCCGCAACATGTTCACCGGCGCCTCCAACGCGCACGTGGCGATCCTGCTGGTCGATGCCCGCGCCGGTGTGCTGCGCCAGACGCGCCGGCACGCGCGTATCGCAAAGCTGTTGGGTATCAAGCACTTTGTCGCAACGGTGAACAAGATCGACCTGGTCAACTTCAACGAGGATGCGTTTCGCAGGGTCGAGGAAGAACTGAACCAGACGGCCGAACGCCTCGGCGACGTCGACATCCAGACGATCCCGATCGCGGCCAAGCTCGGCGACAACGTCGTACACCGCTCCACGAGAACGCCGTGGTATGACGGTCCGACGCTGCTGGACTACCTGGAAAACGTCGAATTGGCCGCCCCCCAGCCCGAGCCGTCCCGGCTTCGCCTGCCAGTGCAGTGGGTTTCGCGTCCGACGGACGACCAACGTCGTCGCTACACCGGGCGGCTCGCGGCGGGAACTCTCAGCGTTGGCGACGAGGTGGTGTCGCTGCCCGCCGGAACGCGTTCGAGGGTGACCGCGCTGGACACTCTGGACGATGACCGTACGACAGCCGTTGCGCCGCTGTCGGTGTCGATCGAGCTGGAAGACGACATCGACGTGGGTCGCGGCGACGTGTTCATCAGCGGCGCCGAGGATGCCGTTCCACCCGTGCTGGCCCGTGAGATCGACGCACACGTCTGCTGGTTCGTCGACTCGCCGTTGCGGGCCGGTGACCGGCTGGCGCTCAAGCAGACCACCAAGACGGTGCGGACCACCGTCCAGGAGCTGCACTCGCGCTTGGACCCCGAGACGCTTGACGAGTTGGATCAGCCGGTTGAGTTGACCCTCAACGACATTGGCACGGTGACGCTGCGGACCAGCTCGGTCATCGTCGCCGACCCCTATGACAACAATCGGGACAGCGGCGCTTTCATCCTCATCGACGAGACCACCAACGACACCGTCGGCGCCGGCACCATCATCGAAGCCCGGGAGGTCAAGCCGGGTACCCACGCCCGCACCGACATTCGTTGGCATCCGTCGGCACTGGACCGCAAGCACCGCTGGAAAGCGACCGGCCAGTCCGGCGCGACCATCTGGTTCACCGGCCTGCCCGCCTCGGGCAAGTCGACGGTCGCGGTCGCCGTGGAACGCGCACTGGTCGAGTCGGGACGGATCGCGTACCTGCTGGACGGCGACAACTTGCGCCACGGCCTGTCCGACGATCTGGGCTTCTCACCCGGTGACCGGACCGAAAACATCCGGCGGGTGGGGCATTTGACGCGATTGCTGGCGGACGCCGGCGTGGTGGCGCTGGCATCGTTGGTGTCGCCGCTGAAGTCGGACCGTGAGACGGCCCGCGCGCTCAATGACGCCGCCAAACTTCCGTTCATCGAGGTTCACGTCAGCACCTCCCTTGAGGAATGCGAAAAGCGCGACCCCAAGGGGCTGTATGCGCGAGCACGCAAGGGCGAACTGAAGGGCTTGACCGGTGTGGACGCGCCCTATGAGCCGCCGGAGGATCCGGATCTGGTGCTGGACACCACCGGCGCCGACATCGACGAACTCGTTGCGCAGGTCATCGCGCTGCTCAACGAACGCAGCCCGCGCTAG